The genomic DNA TGGATCTCAACTATTCGGCGTCCGACGATGCCTTCCGCGCCGAAGTGCGCGGCTGGCTGGAGGCCAACCTGCCGGCGGAAATCAGCAGCAAGATTCTGAACCACCGCCGCCCCAACCGCGACGACCTGGTGCGCTGGCACAAGCTGCTGGCGGGCCGCGGCTGGTCCGCGCCGCACTGGCCGGTGCAGTACGGCGGCACGGGCTGGAACGCCACGCAGCGCCATATCTGGGACGAGGAAAATGCCCGCGTCGGCGCGCCCGGCGTGCTGCCCTTCGGGGTGGCCATGGTCGCGCCCGTGATCATGAAGTACGGCAGCGAAGCGCAGAAGGACTACTACCTGCCGCGCATCCTGGATTGCACCGACTGGTGGTGCCAGGGTTACTCCGAGCCGGGTTCGGGTTCCGACCTGGCGTCGCTGAAGACCCGCGCTGAACTCACCTCCGACGGCAAGCACTACATCGTCAACGGCCAGAAGACCTGGACCACGCTCGGCCAGCACGCCGACATGATCTTCTGCCTGGTCCGCACCGATCCCGAAGCCAAGAAGCAGGAGGGCATCTCCTTCCTGCTGATCGACATGAAGACCCCGGGCATCACCGTGCGCCCGATCATCATGCTCGACGAAGAGCACGAAGTGAACGAAGTGTTCTTCGACAACGTCGAGGTGCCGGTGGAGAACCGCGTGGGCGAGGAAAACCGCGGCTGGACCTACGCCAAGTACCTGCTTGGCCATGAGCGCACCGGCATTGCCCGCGTGGGCAACTCCAAGCGCGAGCTGGGCTTCCTCAAGCGCGTTGCCAAGCAACAGCAAAAGAACGGCCGCCCGCTGCTGGAAGATCCGCTGTTCGGCGCCAAGGTTGCCGCGCTGGAAATCGAGTTGATGGCACTGGAACTGACCGTGCTGCGCGTGGTGTCGAGCGAGAGCGCCGGCAAGGGCCCTGGCCCCGAGGCTTCGATGCTCAAGATCAAGGGCACCGAGATCCAGCAGATGCTGACCGAGCTGATGGTGGAGGCTGTCGGCCCCTACGCGCAGCCGTTCGACACCGCCTACCTGGAGTGCGAACACGAGCACGCGGTGACCGGCTACGACGATGCCGCGCCGCTGGCCGCTTACTACTTCAACTATCGCAAGACCTCCATCTACGGCGGGTCCAACGAAATTCAGAAGAATATCATCAGCCAGATGATCCTGGGGCTGTGAGGAGACACGCGATATGAACTTCAATCTCAGCGACGAACAGAAGCAACTGGCTGACGCCGTCCATCGCTTCATCGATAAAGACTACGATTTCGAAACCCGCAAGAAGGGCATCAAGGCCGAAGCCGGCCATAGCGATGCCGCCTGGGGCGCGCTGGTCGAGCTCGGCCTGACCGCGCTGCCGGTGCCGGAAGCGCAGGGCGGTTTCTCGGGCACGCCCGTCGACATGATGGTGGTGATGCAGGAACTGGGCCGCGGCCTGGTGGTCGAGCCGTACTTCGCCACCGTGGTTGCCGCCTACGCGCTCAAGCTGGCCGGCGGCCAGGACGCGCTGCTGGAGCAGGTCGCTGGTGGCGAGCTGAAGTTGGCCACCGCCTTCAACGAGCCGCATGCCCGCTATGCGCTCAATGACGTGCGCGTGACCGCCAAGGGCGGCAAGCTCAACGGCCGCAAGGTCGTGACCATCCACGGCGCGCAAGCCGGCAAGCTGGTGGTGTCGGCCCGCACCAGCGGCGCCGATGCCGACACCAATGGCATTTCGCTGTTCCTGGTGGACCCGAAGGCGGCCGGCGTCAGCATCACCGACTACCGCACCATCGATAACCTGCGCGCTGCCGATATCACTTTCAAGGATGCACAGGGCGAGTTGCTGGGCACCGAAGGCGCGGCGTTTGCGCTGATCGAGCAGGTGGCCGACTACGCCGCCGTGCTGCTGTGCGCGGAAGCCGTTGGCGTGATGGACACGCTCAACGCCGCCACGCTGGAGTACGCCAAGACCCGCCAGCAGTTCGGCGTGCCGATCGCGCGCTTCCAGGCGCTGCAGCACCGCATGGTGGAGATGTTCATCCACGCCGAGCAGTCGCGTTCCATCACGCTGCTGGCCGCCGCCAAGTTCGACGAGGCCAGCCCGGAAGAACGCCGTCGCTTTGCCTCCGCGGCCAAGGCACGCGTGGGCCAGGCGGCTCGCTCGGTCGGCCAGGAAGCCGTGCAGATCCACGGTGGCATGGGCGTCACCGATGAACTGCCGGCGGCGCACATGTTCAAGCGCCTGACGCTGATCAACACCACCTTCGGGGATGTCGATCATCACCTGTCGCGCTTTGCGGCGCCGCCTGGCTTCCTGGAAACGGTCTGATCCAGGTGGCATCAAAGAACCGCGCCGGTTGTTCCAGGCGCGGTTTTTTGTTATGTATGGATCTCGTGTTTTGCAGTGCGTTTCCCGTGTCCCGTATTTACTGATTCCCCGTTGACGGAGCGATTCATGTCCACCCTGTATTTCGAAGACTTCGCCGTCGGCAGCAAGCGCGACCTCGGGTCCCACCTGGTGACGGAGGAGGAGATCCTGGCCTTCGCCCGCCAGTACGATCCCCAGCCTTTCCACGTCGACAAGGAAGCCGCGCAAAAAGCATCTACAAGAATCTCATCTCCAGCGGCTGGATGACCTGCTCGATCATGATGCGCCTGCTGGTGGATAACATGACCTCCAAGGCGGCCAGCATGGGCTCGCCCGGCGTGGACGAAATCCGTTGGCTCAAGCCGGTCTATGCGGGCGATACGCTGAGCGTGTCGCTGGTGGTGCTGGATGCGCGCGCATCCTCGTCCAAGCCGGACCGCGGCGTGGTGCACACCCAGTGGGATGCCACCAACCAGCGCGGCGAACTGGTCTGCACCGTCAAGGGCATGGGCATGTACGGACGGCGGCCTGCCTGATGCGCCAAAGCCGCTTGATATAACGGTGGTGTTTGCTCCCTCTCCCCCAGCCCCTCCCGCACGCGGGAGAGGGGAGCAAGGCATCACCCCCGACTGAACCCCGGCCATCCCGGCCAGCACAACAACAAGGAGACACCATGCGTACCATCGCTTCGCTCGAAGAACTGGAAAGCCTGCAGGGCCAGGAAGTGGCCATCAGCGACTGGATCGAGATCACCCAGCAGCAGGTCAACCAGTTCGCCGAAGCCACCGGCGATCATCAATGGATCCACGTCGACGTGGAGCGCGCCCGCCGCGAATCGCCGTTCGGCGGGCCGGTGGCGCATGGCTTCCTGACCTTGTCGCTGCTGCCGGCGTTCATGCACAACGCGATCGACATGCCCGGCGTGAAGATGGGCGTCAACTATGGCCTGAACCGCGTGCGCTTTACCGCGCCGGTGCCGGTCGGCAGCCGCCTGCGTGCGCGCGTGAAGCTGCTATCGGTGGAGCGCCTGGAGCCGCTGCCGAACGCGCCCGCGCTGGTCGGCGCCCAGTCCAACTGGGAAGTCACGGTGGAGCGCGAAGGCAGCGAGCGCCCGGTGTGCGTGGCGGAATCCATCAGCCGCCGCTACTCGTAATGCAGGCCGGCCGCCGCCACACCAAGGTGCGCGGCGGCCCGCGCCGTTTCTTTATCGGCGCTGGTCATGCGGGCGCCATTTCAAGGTGACCTACATGTCCAGGGGCGCAATCGATCTCGGCGATCTCGGCAAGTCCATGCTCAAGGCGGGCTCGCTCTATCTCTGGGAGATCGTGCGCTGCTGCGTTGCCGGGCTGGTCCTCAGCCTGATCGCATTCACGCTGGTGGCCAAGGGCAGCGCGGGCATGGGCTGGCCGCTCGCGGCGGCTGCGGCGGTGTTATTGATCGGTTTTCCCATAGCTTATTTCGTGGTTGGCCAGCAGCGCGCGCTCGACCGTGTGCTCGGTACGCTGGCGAACGCGCATGGCGAGCGCTTCTACGACGCCACGCTGGGGCGCTTCGTCGACTCGCTGCAAGCGCAGCAACCCGGCGCCCTGGCCAGCCTGCTTGCCAAGCCGCAAGCATTGACGGCCCGCTTGCGCGATTTTCTCGAGGACAGCGAGCGCATGCCCCGGCTGGCGCGCCGCATGGCGCTGCATCTCTCGGACAAGGTGGTCGCGGCGGTGCCGTTTGCCGGGCTGGCCGCGCAGGACGCGCCGGCGGCCTTGCGCACGGCTGCCGTCAACGCGCTGCAGGACCAGTTCGACGCGTCGTGGCAGCCGTTCCTGATCGTTGCCGCGGGCCAGGCCGCCGCAGCCGGCGCGGCCTGGTGGTGGCTGTCCCGCTAGGCGCAGCTCAGGCCGGTGAGCGCGCGGCCGCGATGTCTTGTGGCGAGGCCGCCAGCGCCTTTGCGGAACGCTCGGGATTGAGCCAGCACAGGCCAATCACACCGCTGGCCAGCAGTAGCAAAGCGTTGATCGTGAAGCCCACTTCGAAGCCCCCGTTCATGCCATGGCGCTGCACCAGTTGCCCCACCACCGCCGGTGCCAGGATGCCGGCCAACGTGGTCAGCGCCGTGTGGATGGACAACACGCTGCCGCGCTGGCCCTCCGGCACGATCTGCGCGAGCATGGCTGGCGTCAGTGCGAACGCCACGGGTGGCAGGCATGCCGCCACGGCAATCAGCAAGGTCTTGGGCACCGGCGCCAGCGAGATCGACGCGATCGCCAGGTACACGCCGCCGCCTGCCAGCGCGGCCACCGAGATGACCGCGCCACGCGCGAGCCGCGACGATGCGCCCGCGCGCAGCATGCGCTGCGACAACCCGCTAAGGACCAGCGTGACGGGCATGGCCGAGGCCACGATGGCGGCATACCAGCGCCCGGTGGTGACCGGGTCGAAGCCCAGGCCCTTTTCCAGGTAGGCGGGCAGCCAGGTCAGCCCCAGCGCCAGCGCCCAGTACGCGCAGAAGCCGACGGCCAGGCAGGCCAGCACGGTCGGATCGCGGAAGATGCGGCGATAGGGCAGGCGCACGGGCGTGGCCGCGGTGCCGGCGCGTGGCGCGCTTGCCTGCGCCAGCGGCCCCTCGCGCCCCACGCAGAGCCACATCGCGCTCCACGCCATGCCGATGCCGGCCAGGATCATGAAATTGGCGCGCCAGCCCCATCGTATCGTCACCAGCGGGATCAGCAGTCCCGCCAGCAGCAGGCCCACGTTGGCCCCCTGGTTGATCATCGCCACCGGCAGGTTGCGCTTATGGTCTGGAAACCATTTGAATAGCGCATGCACGGAGATCGGGAAGGCCGGCCCCTCGGCCGCGCCAAGCAGCATGCGGCAAAGCAGGATGGTCATGGCCGATCCCGCCAGCGCCAGCGGAACCTGCAGCACGGCCCACGCCAAGCCCATCGCCAGCAGCAGCCAGCGCGTGGCCACGCGGTTGGACAGAAAGCCAACCAGCACGGTGGATAGCGAGAACAGCCAGAAGAAGCTGCTGGCGATCAGGCCGAACTCGGCCGGCGCAAGCTTCAGGTCCGCCATCAGCGGCACCGCGACCATGCCCAGCACGATCTTGTCGAGGAAGTTGATCAGCGAAAGCCAGGTCAGCATCGAGGCCATGGCCCAGGCGCTGCGTGGCTGGTAGGTGGGAAGTGTATTCATCGGTCAGCCTCAGGATCGGTTCAACGTGTCGGCTTGGTGTGCGCTTGTGCTGGTGATTGCTCAGTCCAGGTGTTGCTCGATCAGTGCGAGCAGGCGCTCGGGTTGCTCCAGCATCACCAGGTGCCCGCTGTCGATCTCCGCGTAGCTGGCGTCGCCAAGCGCCTCGGCAAGCGCGCGGCAATGCGCCGGCGGCACCATCTGGTCGTGGCGCATGCCGATCACCAGCGTGGCGGCGCGGATGCGCGCCAGCAGCGGTGTGATGTCGATGGTGGCGTCGAGCGCGGCCTGGCGGTCGCTGCCGGGCGCCAGGCCTGCGCCGAAACGCCGCAGGATGCCCTCGATGGTGGCGTCGTCCATGGGCGCGATGAAGTGCTCCGATACGCCGTTGAGCAGGATCATGCGCGCCAGTTGCTTGCGGTCCGACTGCGCCAGCGACTGCCATAGCGCAAACAGCAGGCGCACGCGGCTATCGGTGCGCGCCCAGGCGCCGAACACCACCAGGCGCCGCACGTGCTCCGGCATCAGCGCAGCCGCGGCGGCGGCCACCACCCCGCCTAGCGAATAGCCGACCAGGTCCACGGGCGCATCGCCCTCAAGCGCCATGCAGGCGCGCACCTGTCCCACCAGCGCATCGAGCGTCAGCGGTCCGCCGTCGTCGCGGGTTTCGCCGGAGCCGGCAAGGTCCAGCGCCAGGCAGCGCCTGCGCTGCGCGAGCCCGGGCAGCAGCGCGGCCCAGTTGGTCTCCGCGCTGGAACTGGTGCCGTGCACAAGCAGGGTGGGGCGGCCGGTGCCGGCCTCGATCAGGCTGGTCTGGATGGGTTCCGACGCGATGGCCAGACGTTGCATGGCGAACTCCATTGGCTTCTCCTGGCGGGCTGGTTTGGCGAAATGACGCGGCAGGCTTACTGGGCAGTGATGCCGCCATCGACGGTGAACTGCGAGCCCGTGATGTAGCGGCCCCCGTCGCTGGCGTGGCGCAGCACAAAGTGTCCCCAGTCCGGCTTGCGCGTCTTCCACCAATAGGCGGTGGCATGGCTCGACCAGTTGTTGATGACCCTGCCGCTCGCCGACTTGTACCAACTGCTGCACGAGCCGGCCCACGCGGTCTGGCCGATGGCCGCCTGCAATGCCTGGTTGAAGCGCGTCACCACCTCCGGGCGCACTTCCATGGAGGCGAAGCGCGCTGAGCGGCAGGCCTGGATGCACTGCAGGACATAACGCGCCTGGCACTCGAGCATGAAGATGATGGAGTTGTGGCCCAGGTTGGTATTGGGGCCGTACAGCACGAACAGGTTGGGAAACCCCGGCGCCGTCATGCCCAGATAGGCCTCGGGATCCTCGCGCCACTGATCGGCCAGGGTGCGTCCATGGCGGCCGTGGATGCGGATCGGCGCGAGGAAGGAGCGGGCGTCGAAGCCGGTCGCGAAGATGATGGCGTCGGCCGGATGCCTGGCGCCGTCGGCGGTGACCACGGCGTCGGCTTCGACACGGGCGATGCGGGTGGTCTCGACCTGGACGTTAGGCCGCTTGAGCGCCTGGTAGAAATCGTCGGAGATCAGGATGCGCTTGCAGCCGATCGGGTAGTCCGGCGTGAGCTTGGCGCGCAGCGCGGGGTCGGCAATCATGTGCGCCAGGTAGCGGCGCGCCAGCGTTTCCAGTTCCCGGTTGCGCCCGCTGTCCCGTTGCATGCGCCCGAAGCGCAGCTCACGCTGCAGGTAGAGGTGCCAGCGATGCAGCCGCGCCGTCCACGGGTGACGCCGGAAGCGCGCCTGTTGCTCGGCGGTATAGGCCTCGCCGTTGCGCGGCAGCACCCAGTTGGCGCTTCGCTGGAACACCGTCAGCTTGCCCGCTTCCGGCGCGATGCGTGGAATGAACTGCAGCGCGCTGGCACCGTTGCCGATCACCGCGACCTGCTTGCCGCGCAGGTCGGCGTCATGCCGCCAGCGCGCGCAATGGAAGGCCGTGCCGGCAAAGCTGTCCAGCCCCGGGATGTCCGGCGCCAGCGGACGGTTGAGCTGCCCGGTGCCGCTGACAAGGATGCGCGCGGCGATGGTGTCGCCGTTACCTGTGCTCACCTGCCACAGGCAGGCGCCTTCGTCGTAGCGTGCCTCGGTGACCTCGATGCCGAAGCGGATATGCCCGAGCAGCCCGAAGCGCTCGGCGCAATGCTGCAGGTAGCGGTGTATCTCCGGCTGGGGCGAGTACGCGCTGGACCAGTCCGGCTTGGGCGCGAACGAGAAGCTGTAGAGATGGGAGGGGATGTCGCAGCCGCAGCCCGGGTAGGTGTTGTCCCGCCAGGTGCCGCCTACCGTGCCGGCCTTCTCCAGGATGACAAAGTCATCGATGCCGGCCTGCTTGAGCCGGATGCCCATGCACATGCCGGCCACGCCGGCGCCGATGATGACGATCTGGTCCGCGCCGGGCGTCGTTGACGCTTTCAATGGGCTGTCTCCGTCGTGCTTTTACTTGGTAGTTGCGGCTCATCCGGCAACGCCGTGGCGCGCAATCGAGAGGCCACCATAGTGCCGATTCCGGATTCGGGCAAGTCACGGCGCAGCATACGCACTGCCATGTGCCCCAATCTGAGTCAGCCGGCGGCAGCGCACAGGCTTGGTGCGTGACGCTTGCGCACTATCGTGGTGCGATGTGCGGCATTGCGACCGCTGAAGGCTCGCCAGACCGTGTGCACAGCCATGTATACAAGCTTGTATGCCATGGCATGCTAGTTGCAGAAGGTGTACCCGGGGTGCGTTGTTCCTTTATCCAACACGACAATCTGGGAGCTGCAATGAAAAGACGTGACATGCTGAAGCTGTCGGCGGTAGCCGCCGCGGCCTTGTTTGCAACGGCAGGCGTGAGCCCGCTGGTAATGGCGCAGTCCAAGGAACCGATCAAGATCGGTATCCTGCATTCGCTGTCCGGCACCATGGCCATTTCCGAGACTTCGCTCAAGGACGTGGCGCTGATGACCATCGACGAGATCAACAAGAGCGGCGGCGTGCTTGGCCGCAAGCTTGAGCCGGTCGTGGTCGATCCCGCTTCCAACTGGCCGCTGTTTGCCGAGAAGGCGCGCCAGCTGATCACCAAGGACAAGGTCGCCGTCACGTTCGGCTGCTGGACCTCGGTGTCCCGCAAGTCGGTGCTGCCCGTTTATGAAGAGCTGAACTCACTGCTGTTCTATCCGGTGCAGTACGAAGGCGAGGAGATGTCCAAGAACGTCTTCTACACCGGCGCGGCGCCCAACCAGCAGGCCATTCCCGCGGTGGAATACCTGATGAGCAAGGAAGGCGGCGGCGCCAAGCGTTTCTTCCTGCTCGGCACCGACTACGTCTACCCGCGCACCACGAACAAGATCCTGCGTGCCTTCCTGAAGAGCAAGGGCGTGGCGGACAAGGATATCGAAGAGGTCTACACGCCGTTCGGCCACAGCGACTACCAGACCATCGTCGCCAACATCAAGAAGTTCTCGCAAGGCGGCAAGACCGCGGTGATCTCCACCATCAACGGCGACTCCAACGTGCCCTTCTACAAGGAACTGGGTAACGCTGGCCTGAAGGCCAAGGACGTGCCGGTGGTGGCGTTCTCGGTGGGCGAGGAAGAACTGCGCGGCATCGACACCAAGCCGCTGGTGGGCCACCTGGCCGCATGGAACTACTTCATGTCGGTCAAGAACCCGGAAAACGAAGCCTTCAAGAAGCAATGGGCGGCGTGGGTCAAGGCCAACAACCTGCCGGGCGGCGACAAGCGCGTGACCAACGACCCGATGGAAGCCACCTACGTGGGCATCCATATGTGGGCGCAAGCCGTGAAGAAGGCCGGCACCACCGACACCGACAAGGTCCGCGCCGCCATGTACGGCCAGACCTTCAAGGCCCCGGACGGCTTCACCCTGACCATGGGCGAGAACCATCACCTGTACAAGCCGGTGATGATCGGCGAGGTCAAGGGCGATGGCCAGTTCACGGTGGTGTGGAAGACCCCGAAGGCCGTGCGTGCGCAGCCGTGGAGCCCGTTCATCGCGGGTAACGAAGGCAAGCCGGACAAGGTGATGTAAGCAAGGGCTCTCGCTCAGCGCTCTCTTCCTCTCTCTTGCCTCGTGGCTGGTGCGGGAGG from Cupriavidus sp. D39 includes the following:
- a CDS encoding acyl-CoA dehydrogenase family protein; this translates as MDLNYSASDDAFRAEVRGWLEANLPAEISSKILNHRRPNRDDLVRWHKLLAGRGWSAPHWPVQYGGTGWNATQRHIWDEENARVGAPGVLPFGVAMVAPVIMKYGSEAQKDYYLPRILDCTDWWCQGYSEPGSGSDLASLKTRAELTSDGKHYIVNGQKTWTTLGQHADMIFCLVRTDPEAKKQEGISFLLIDMKTPGITVRPIIMLDEEHEVNEVFFDNVEVPVENRVGEENRGWTYAKYLLGHERTGIARVGNSKRELGFLKRVAKQQQKNGRPLLEDPLFGAKVAALEIELMALELTVLRVVSSESAGKGPGPEASMLKIKGTEIQQMLTELMVEAVGPYAQPFDTAYLECEHEHAVTGYDDAAPLAAYYFNYRKTSIYGGSNEIQKNIISQMILGL
- a CDS encoding flavin-containing monooxygenase produces the protein MKASTTPGADQIVIIGAGVAGMCMGIRLKQAGIDDFVILEKAGTVGGTWRDNTYPGCGCDIPSHLYSFSFAPKPDWSSAYSPQPEIHRYLQHCAERFGLLGHIRFGIEVTEARYDEGACLWQVSTGNGDTIAARILVSGTGQLNRPLAPDIPGLDSFAGTAFHCARWRHDADLRGKQVAVIGNGASALQFIPRIAPEAGKLTVFQRSANWVLPRNGEAYTAEQQARFRRHPWTARLHRWHLYLQRELRFGRMQRDSGRNRELETLARRYLAHMIADPALRAKLTPDYPIGCKRILISDDFYQALKRPNVQVETTRIARVEADAVVTADGARHPADAIIFATGFDARSFLAPIRIHGRHGRTLADQWREDPEAYLGMTAPGFPNLFVLYGPNTNLGHNSIIFMLECQARYVLQCIQACRSARFASMEVRPEVVTRFNQALQAAIGQTAWAGSCSSWYKSASGRVINNWSSHATAYWWKTRKPDWGHFVLRHASDGGRYITGSQFTVDGGITAQ
- the urtA gene encoding urea ABC transporter substrate-binding protein, yielding MKRRDMLKLSAVAAAALFATAGVSPLVMAQSKEPIKIGILHSLSGTMAISETSLKDVALMTIDEINKSGGVLGRKLEPVVVDPASNWPLFAEKARQLITKDKVAVTFGCWTSVSRKSVLPVYEELNSLLFYPVQYEGEEMSKNVFYTGAAPNQQAIPAVEYLMSKEGGGAKRFFLLGTDYVYPRTTNKILRAFLKSKGVADKDIEEVYTPFGHSDYQTIVANIKKFSQGGKTAVISTINGDSNVPFYKELGNAGLKAKDVPVVAFSVGEEELRGIDTKPLVGHLAAWNYFMSVKNPENEAFKKQWAAWVKANNLPGGDKRVTNDPMEATYVGIHMWAQAVKKAGTTDTDKVRAAMYGQTFKAPDGFTLTMGENHHLYKPVMIGEVKGDGQFTVVWKTPKAVRAQPWSPFIAGNEGKPDKVM
- a CDS encoding acyl-CoA dehydrogenase family protein, with the protein product MNFNLSDEQKQLADAVHRFIDKDYDFETRKKGIKAEAGHSDAAWGALVELGLTALPVPEAQGGFSGTPVDMMVVMQELGRGLVVEPYFATVVAAYALKLAGGQDALLEQVAGGELKLATAFNEPHARYALNDVRVTAKGGKLNGRKVVTIHGAQAGKLVVSARTSGADADTNGISLFLVDPKAAGVSITDYRTIDNLRAADITFKDAQGELLGTEGAAFALIEQVADYAAVLLCAEAVGVMDTLNAATLEYAKTRQQFGVPIARFQALQHRMVEMFIHAEQSRSITLLAAAKFDEASPEERRRFASAAKARVGQAARSVGQEAVQIHGGMGVTDELPAAHMFKRLTLINTTFGDVDHHLSRFAAPPGFLETV
- a CDS encoding MaoC family dehydratase; this translates as MRTIASLEELESLQGQEVAISDWIEITQQQVNQFAEATGDHQWIHVDVERARRESPFGGPVAHGFLTLSLLPAFMHNAIDMPGVKMGVNYGLNRVRFTAPVPVGSRLRARVKLLSVERLEPLPNAPALVGAQSNWEVTVEREGSERPVCVAESISRRYS
- a CDS encoding MFS transporter, yielding MNTLPTYQPRSAWAMASMLTWLSLINFLDKIVLGMVAVPLMADLKLAPAEFGLIASSFFWLFSLSTVLVGFLSNRVATRWLLLAMGLAWAVLQVPLALAGSAMTILLCRMLLGAAEGPAFPISVHALFKWFPDHKRNLPVAMINQGANVGLLLAGLLIPLVTIRWGWRANFMILAGIGMAWSAMWLCVGREGPLAQASAPRAGTAATPVRLPYRRIFRDPTVLACLAVGFCAYWALALGLTWLPAYLEKGLGFDPVTTGRWYAAIVASAMPVTLVLSGLSQRMLRAGASSRLARGAVISVAALAGGGVYLAIASISLAPVPKTLLIAVAACLPPVAFALTPAMLAQIVPEGQRGSVLSIHTALTTLAGILAPAVVGQLVQRHGMNGGFEVGFTINALLLLASGVIGLCWLNPERSAKALAASPQDIAAARSPA
- a CDS encoding alpha/beta fold hydrolase — protein: MQRLAIASEPIQTSLIEAGTGRPTLLVHGTSSSAETNWAALLPGLAQRRRCLALDLAGSGETRDDGGPLTLDALVGQVRACMALEGDAPVDLVGYSLGGVVAAAAAALMPEHVRRLVVFGAWARTDSRVRLLFALWQSLAQSDRKQLARMILLNGVSEHFIAPMDDATIEGILRRFGAGLAPGSDRQAALDATIDITPLLARIRAATLVIGMRHDQMVPPAHCRALAEALGDASYAEIDSGHLVMLEQPERLLALIEQHLD